A single region of the Saprospiraceae bacterium genome encodes:
- a CDS encoding BatD family protein: MSYNCTNLFDRLFSLYTLSRYALVGFALSLLLLSPQMAKAQRFEAYADAKQVLLRSYFDITFTLYDSDGKNFQPPAFTNFTVISGPSQSVSTTIINGRMSKELGITYTLQPKQIGTFTIDKAKITVGNKTIETKPISIKVVEGNGNNDAQENVYIEAIPSTTDVWVGQQIILDYKLYTSVQIETHNVISESDYQGFYAQDIRRYDSRVVREVIKGSQYATKVFKRLALFPQQTGNLTIEPLNVQLGAVVDDNNQRRSFFFSRQIRRIPASTAPIIFNVKPLPSNAPASFTGAVGHFEVSTSINRNTITTDDALSVVISIRGNGDIKRIQAPNLEFPEVFEVYDPKILKENSFENIGELYGEKEIEYLLVPKTPGQYELTPEFTYFNPDSAKYITFKENTFFINVRQGTQQKAAELAPIEKEKERDIEYIKTTATFDKAESYFLGSSLFWIFSVLPLLLLGGAFAYKQMKAKNESLDPAILRKRRARKAAQKRLETAHAHLQAKQSKAFYDEVSRAMLDYVCDKLQIPRSELTKDNVRERLHALQVADSEIERFMKTIQTCEMALYAGMDNTSAMQETYEQTVDLLATVEASMK, from the coding sequence ATGAGCTATAATTGCACCAACCTTTTTGACCGTCTTTTTAGTTTATACACCTTATCAAGGTATGCTTTGGTGGGTTTTGCCCTATCGCTTTTGCTTTTATCCCCCCAAATGGCAAAGGCACAACGTTTTGAGGCTTATGCGGATGCGAAACAGGTCTTGTTGCGAAGCTATTTTGATATAACTTTTACCCTATACGATAGTGATGGCAAAAATTTCCAGCCCCCCGCCTTTACCAATTTTACGGTTATTTCCGGACCATCCCAATCAGTGAGCACAACGATCATTAATGGGCGAATGTCCAAAGAATTGGGAATAACCTATACCCTCCAACCCAAACAAATAGGAACCTTTACCATCGACAAAGCCAAAATTACAGTAGGGAATAAAACCATAGAGACCAAGCCAATTAGTATCAAGGTCGTAGAAGGAAATGGTAATAATGATGCCCAGGAAAATGTCTACATAGAAGCCATTCCCAGTACCACCGATGTTTGGGTTGGCCAACAAATTATCTTGGATTATAAACTATATACCTCGGTTCAGATAGAAACCCATAATGTGATTTCCGAATCGGATTACCAGGGTTTTTATGCGCAGGATATCCGGCGTTATGACAGCAGGGTCGTCCGCGAGGTCATCAAAGGCTCCCAGTACGCCACGAAGGTTTTTAAACGCCTCGCCCTTTTCCCTCAGCAAACGGGCAACCTAACGATTGAGCCACTCAATGTACAATTAGGTGCAGTCGTCGATGACAATAATCAAAGAAGAAGTTTTTTCTTTAGCCGCCAAATTCGACGTATTCCGGCCAGCACTGCCCCCATTATATTCAATGTAAAACCCCTACCTTCCAATGCACCTGCTTCTTTTACCGGCGCCGTTGGCCATTTTGAAGTGAGCACTAGCATCAACCGCAATACCATTACAACCGACGACGCATTATCCGTTGTGATCAGTATCCGTGGTAATGGTGATATCAAACGCATCCAGGCACCTAACCTTGAGTTCCCCGAAGTGTTTGAAGTATATGACCCTAAGATTCTAAAAGAAAACAGCTTTGAAAATATAGGTGAACTCTACGGAGAAAAAGAAATTGAATATTTGCTGGTCCCTAAAACGCCTGGCCAATACGAACTCACCCCTGAATTCACCTATTTCAACCCCGATAGCGCCAAATACATCACTTTTAAGGAAAACACCTTTTTTATTAATGTAAGGCAAGGGACACAGCAAAAAGCCGCTGAATTAGCCCCCATTGAAAAAGAAAAAGAAAGGGATATTGAATACATCAAAACCACGGCAACATTTGATAAAGCCGAAAGTTATTTTTTGGGATCAAGCCTTTTTTGGATTTTTTCTGTATTGCCCTTACTACTCCTGGGAGGAGCATTTGCCTATAAGCAAATGAAGGCCAAAAACGAGTCTTTAGACCCCGCCATTCTCCGCAAACGGCGCGCCCGCAAAGCCGCCCAGAAACGATTGGAAACCGCTCATGCCCACCTCCAAGCAAAACAAAGCAAAGCCTTTTATGACGAGGTGTCCCGGGCAATGCTTGATTATGTCTGCGACAAACTGCAAATCCCCCGCTCCGAATTGACCAAGGACAATGTCCGCGAACGTCTTCATGCGCTCCAAGTCGCCGATTCAGAGATCGAACGCTTTATGAAAACCATCCAAACTTGCGAAATGGCCCTTTATGCAGGCATGGACAATACCTCGGCTATGCAAGAAACCTATGAACAGACAGTCGATCTTTTGGCTACCGTGGAGGCCTCTATGAAGTAA
- a CDS encoding BatD family protein translates to MKKLSLLFLSLLLSYQVGLSQENTKFTVKVSMDSILFGNYFQVVFSLENAKGEDFQAPPFEEFNVISGPNFSSSFSMINGDVTQSVSYTFYLEPKEIGNYYIEPASIKVEEGTLATDPIEIMVVPNPEGIKQTPPTQNRMNDLWQGFGDSHMPSLRDFQLDFSDPLFTPSPRDPNKSETPKKEETTKKKKRKIYKI, encoded by the coding sequence ATGAAAAAATTATCATTACTTTTTTTGTCGCTTCTTTTAAGTTATCAAGTCGGATTAAGCCAAGAAAACACGAAGTTTACTGTGAAAGTGAGTATGGATTCTATCCTTTTCGGGAACTATTTCCAAGTCGTTTTTAGCCTCGAAAATGCTAAAGGGGAAGACTTCCAGGCACCACCATTCGAAGAATTTAACGTTATCAGTGGCCCTAATTTTTCCTCCAGTTTTAGTATGATTAATGGCGATGTGACCCAAAGTGTATCCTACACCTTTTATTTAGAACCTAAAGAAATTGGTAATTACTATATCGAACCTGCTAGTATCAAGGTGGAGGAAGGTACCCTGGCAACAGACCCCATCGAAATTATGGTAGTGCCTAACCCTGAAGGCATCAAACAAACACCCCCAACCCAAAATCGCATGAATGACCTTTGGCAAGGATTTGGAGATAGTCATATGCCTAGTCTTCGCGATTTTCAATTAGACTTTAGTGATCCGCTTTTTACGCCGTCTCCTCGGGATCCCAATAAATCGGAGACGCCTAAAAAGGAAGAGACGACCAAGAAGAAAAAGCGGAAAATATATAAAATTTGA